In the Topomyia yanbarensis strain Yona2022 chromosome 3, ASM3024719v1, whole genome shotgun sequence genome, one interval contains:
- the LOC131690198 gene encoding probable enoyl-CoA hydratase, mitochondrial: protein MANIGKIFASRASSFAKTANANNVRFYCCASPKALEFIKTDLVGEKKNVALITLNRPKALNALCNGLMDEVSQALDKFESDDTIGAIVITGSEKAFAAGADIKEMQNNTYAKCITGNFLSNWTRVAKAQKPVIAAVNGYALGGGCEFAMMCDIIFAGDKAKFGQPEIALGTIPGAGGSQRTTRVIGKSKAMEMCLTGNMMSAEEAERAGLVSKVFPADKVVGEAIKLGEKISTFSPLIVQLCKEAVNTAYETTLNEGLKFERRHFHATFSTKDRLEGMTAFIEKRAPNFTNE, encoded by the exons ATGGCCAATATAGGGAAAATTTTTGCATCCCGTGCTAGCAGCTTTGCCAAAACTGCTAATGCCAATAACGTACGGTTCTATTGCTGCG CTTCTCCAAAGGCACTCGAATTCATCAAGACTGATTTGGTGGGCGAGAAGAAGAATGTCGCCCTGATTACACTAAACCGCCCAAAGGCACTGAACGCACTCTGCAATGGGCTGATGGACGAAGTAAGTCAAGCACTGGACAAATTTGAATCCGACGACACCATAGGAGCAATCGTTATTACTGGCAGCGAGAAGGCCTTTGCTGCCGGTGCCGATATTAAGGAGATGCAGAACAATACCTACGCCAAGTGCATCACCGGAAACTTTTTGAGCAATTGGACCCGCGTTGCCAAAGCCCAGAAGCCTGTAATTGCTGCTGTTAACGGCTATGCCCTTGGTGGTGGTTGCGAGTTTGCAATGATGTGCGATATTATTTTTGCTGGTGACAAGGCCAAGTTTGGACAACCAGAAATTGCCCTTGGAACGATTCCCGGTGCTGGCGGCTCTCAGCGTACAACACGTGTTATTGGTAAATCCAAGGCAATGGAGATGTGCCTCACTGGCAATATGATGAGCGCCGAGGAAGCCGAACGGGCTGGTCTAGTTAGCAAGGTTTTTCCAGCTGATAAAGTAGTCGGAGAAGCAATTAAACTAGGTGAAAAGATCTCCACTTTTTCGCCCCTGATAGTACAACTGTGCAAAGAAGCTGTAAATACTGCATATGAAACCACACTGAACGAAGGACTGAAATTCGAGAGACGTCACTTCCACGCAACTTTCTCGACCAAGGATCGCCTAGAGGGCATGACCGCATTCATTGAGAAGCGTGCACCCAACTTTACCAATGAATAA
- the LOC131690195 gene encoding enoyl-[acyl-carrier-protein] reductase, mitochondrial, which yields MSLLFRKYRFTTVDFNRQMSVVASVLRYSEFGDPAKVVQLEQETVSDPVAGEVLIKTICAPINPADINTIQGKYPVKPTFPAVGGNECVGEVVAVGDQVNRLKIGDRVIPFATGLGTWRSHAVYKETNLMKVPENIGIAEAATITVNPCTAYRMLKDFVPLKPGDSVIQNGANSACGQAIIQLCRAWGIHCVGVVRDRPEINQLRDYLKDLGAVEILTEEELRTTKIFKDGIYQKPKLALNCVGGKNALEVSRHLDNHGVMVTYGGMSREPVTVPTASLIFKDLQFSGFWMTRWTKENAQSPKRSEMFDELFGLIEKRAFGAPAHEMIAFTDYVTAVTKALSIQGFVGKKFLFKF from the exons ATGTCTCTCCTGTTTCGGAAATACCGGTTCACCACCGTAGATTTCAATCGTCAGATGAGTGTCGTTGCATCGGTTCTCCGGTATAGTGAATTTGGTGACCCTGCCAAGGTTGTTCAACTCGAGCAAGAAACTGTATCTGATCCTGTGGCCGGAGAAGTTCTAATCAAGACAATTTGTGCACCGATAAATCCAGCAGATATCAACACGATTCAAG gaaaataccCTGTAAAACCTACATTCCCAGCTGTTGGCGGTAACGAATGTGTTGGTGAAGTAGTTGCAGTTGGTGATCAAGTGAATCGGTTGAAAATCGGCGATCGCGTGATACCGTTTGCTACCGGGTTAGGTACATGGCGTTCACATGCTGTGTATAAAGAAACTAATCTTATGAAAGTCCCGGAAAATATTGGTATTGCTGAAGCAGCCACTATAACTGTGAACCCATGTACTGCTTATCGTATGTTGAAAGACTTCGTTCCACTGAAACCAGGAGACTCGGTGATACAGAATGGGGCAAATTCTGCTTGTGGACAAGCGATCATTCAGTTGTGTCGTGCGTGGGGTATTCATTGTGTGGGAGTCGTTCGTGATAGGCCGGAAATTAACCAGCTAAGGGATTATTTGAAAGACTTAGGCGCTGTGGAAATTCTTACCGAAGAAGAACTCAGAACCACGAAAATATTTAAAGATGGAATATACCAGAAACCCAAGCTAGCGCTTAATTGTGTCGGAGGCAAAAATGCATTGGAAGTGTCTCGTCATCTCGACAATCACGGTGTCATGGTTACGTACGGTGGAATGTCGCGGGAGCCTGTTACTGTGCCGACAGCATCGCTTATCTTCAAAGATCTCCAGTTCAGTGGTTTTTGGATGACCCGCTGGACCAAAGAAAACGCCCAAAGCCCCAAACGATCAGAGATGTTTGATGAGTTGTTCGGATTAATCGAAAAGAGAGCTTTTGGGGCGCCCGCACACGAAATGATTGCGTTCACTGATTACGTGACAGCAGTCACTAAGGCACTCAGCATTCAGGGATTTGTAGGTAAGAagtttttattcaaattttag
- the LOC131687131 gene encoding SET and MYND domain-containing protein 4, whose protein sequence is MVGKDNNGRGKAASHQNNVLLILIMDAHDLYSALWRKIVISKQEKRVSVDLKAFRTESEIISYVRQLLDESELLQKIQFVGDSKNESKAIECRKIGNESFHPKIKKYIKAIECYNESIALSNANSESLAIAYANRSAICFELKEYHDCLENIRLAQQNPYPAHLLPKLLKRKTDCLELINNHMDQSKPDDALREPKLCYNTNPKIPHISDCLELKEDDHFGRHLVTNRNLSAGDLIIMEKPFSAMLEGKYRYLNCDNCLQDNFLTLIPCNHCSITMFCSEICRQKAYESYHRIECPIIKHMRLLFTKVILMALRTTTMAISTFGYDLEELRQHVETLDKTSLNAFELDWRNVHAKEIYSTIHVLATNQSLRSPSDLTQRAIYAIVMSEALLNYTPLKKLCGSNESHRNLIRLLNFRHSQTAPVNMHSTAYMNYCPDEIEQFQHHDIGCVSLPILSMINHSCAPNMVRMTLSNGHIVALLNRPIEKGGQLYDNYGYHHCLETLSERQIGLLKQYCFKCQCEACKNNYPLYHDLQHAKLSTGIKNPINTFELDVLRKHDIGMALKKIPEYCKFLNEYDYQYPNYEVSSVQEALLRCFQIVYSIQSRKMKYRGFCSF, encoded by the exons ATGGTCGGAAAGGATAACAACGGTCGTGGTAAAGCAGCATCACACCAAAATAATGTTTTACT tattttaatAATGGACGCACACGACCTCTATTCAGCATTGTGGAGAAAAATAGTAATCAGTAAACAGGAAAAACGAGTGTCAGTTGATCTGAAAGCTTTTCGCACCGAAAGCGAAATCATCTCCTATGTACGACAACTACTGGATGAATCGGAGCTGTTGCAAAAGATCCAGTTCGTAGGAGATAGCAAAAATGAATCTAAAGCGATAGAATGTAGAAAAATTGGTAACGAAAGTTTCCAtccaaaaataaagaaatacatCAAAGCGATAGAGTGCTATAACGAAAGCATCGCTTTGTCAAACGCTAATTCAGAAAGCTTGGCCATTGCATATGCCAATCGTTCAGCCATTTGCTTTGAGCTGAAGGAGTATCATgattgtttagaaaacattcgATTAGCGCAACAAAATCCATACCCAGCACATCTGTTACCAAAACtattgaaaagaaaaacagACTGTTTGGAGCTTATTAATAACCACATGGATCAAAGTAAACCAGACGACGCTCTGCGCGAGCCAAAATTATGCTACAATACTAATCCAAAGATACCTCACATTTCTGATTGTTTGGAATTGAAAGAGGATGACCATTTTGGACGGCACTTAGTAACGAATCGAAACTTAAGTGCTGGAGATTtaattataatggaaaaacctTTTTCCGCAATGTTAGAAGGAAAATACCGTTATCTAAACTGTGATAACTGCCTGCAAGACAACTTCCTTACTTTGATACCATGCAATCATTGTTCGATTACCATGTTTTGCTCGGAGATTTGTCGTCAAAAGGCATACGAAAGCTACCATCGCATAGAATGTCCTATCATCAAGCATATGCGACTGTTGTTCACAAAAGTGATCCTAATGGCTCTCAGAACTACCACAATGGCCATAAGTACATTTGGATATGATTTGGAAGAATTGCGGCAACACGTGGAAACACTTGATAAAACTTCTTTGAACGCGTTCGAATTGGACTGGAGAAACGTACATGCTAAAGAAATCTATAGTACGATCCACGTACTAGCCACCAATCAATCGTTACGTAGTCCCAGTGATCTGACACAGCGCGCTATTTACGCTATCGTCATGAGCGAAGCACTGTTAAACTATACCCCGTTGAAAAAACTCTGTGGAAGCAACGAATCTCATCGTAATCTCATTAGGCTTCTCAATTTCCGCCATTCACAAACTGCTCCTGTGAATATGCACTCAACTGCATACATGAACTATTGTCCGGATGAAATAGAACAGTTTCAGCACCATGACATTGGGTGTGTTTCATTGCCCATTTTAAGCATGATAAATCACTCCTGTGCACCGAATATGGTACGAATGACTCTGTCGAATGGACACATTGTAGCCCTATTAAATCGACCGATTGAAAAAGGCGGACAGTTATACGACAATTACGG CTATCATCACTGCCTCGAAACATTATCCGAGCGACAAATAGGACTCCTTAAACAGTATTGCTTCAAGTGTCAATGTGAAGCATGCAAAAATAATTATCCTTTATACCACGACTTGCAGCATGCTAAACTTTCAACTGGAATTAAAAATCCCATAAACACATTTGAGCTTGATGTTCTTAGAAAGCACGACATTGGAATGGCTTTGAAGAAAATTCCCGAGTATTGCAAATTTCTAAATGAGTATGACTATCAGTACCCCAATTACGAGGTAAGCTCTGTTCAAGAAGCTCTACTGCGATGTTTCCAAATAGTTTATTCAATTCAGTCACGAAAAATGAAGTACCGAGGTTTCTGTTCTTTTTAA
- the LOC131690200 gene encoding U6 snRNA-associated Sm-like protein LSm8, with the protein MSGLESYVNNTVSIITADGRNFVGTLKGFDQTINIILDESHERVYSMNAGIEQVVLGLHIIRGDNVAVIGQLDESIDSKLDFSTIRGMPLEPVVH; encoded by the coding sequence ATGTCAGGATTGGAGTCGTACGTTAATAATACAGTATCAATAATAACAGCGGATGGCCGAAACTTTGTGGGCACGCTAAAGGGATTTGACCAAACAATTAATATCATCCTAGACGAATCGCACGAGAGGGTATATTCAATGAATGCTGGAATTGAGCAAGTTGTACTTGGATTGCATATCATCCGCGGGGACAATGTGGCTGTGATTGGTCAATTAGACGAAAGTATAGATAGTAAACTGGATTTTTCTACAATTCGCGGAATGCCGTTGGAACCAGTAGTTCATTGA